CAAGCAATCTCAATTGAAAAATTAGAGCAAATAACGCCCATTCCACATTTACCAAATTATTTATTAGGTTTTACAAGAAATCGAGGAGAGCTAATTCCTGTATTGGATTTTGAACGTATTCTCTATAATCGTTCGTCAAATGCGGCTACAGCACGTATAATTGTCCTCAATACGGATGTCGTGAACTATGGCTTGCTCGTAACAGAGGCACGTGAAATTCTTGATTTAGATGAGTCCATTTTAAAGCAAATGGGGCTTGTTAATTATTCCAAAACACGTTACTTTACGGCAGTGGCCAATTTAGAAAACCGTATGATTACGTATGTAGACCCTAAAATTCTTGTAAATTCTTTAGATGGCATTCGAGAAATTATCAATTATTTGCACAAAATGCTGGAAAATGAAAAAGAAAACGTAGAAGCATAAGTTTTGATAAACAAAAGGAATAACATGAAAACCCCCTCCAATGTTGGAGGGGGTTTTCATTTGGATTAAGAAAGTCGACCGCTATAGTCTTCAAACTTAAATTCACGAATGACTTTAATACCTTCTTCATCGTTATATGAAACGATTGATGGTAGGTTGACACCGTTAAACATATGGTTTTTAACCATCGAGTAGTGGGCCATATCTGTAAAGACAAGACGATCGCCTGGTTTTAGAGGTTCTTCAAATGAGTAATCACCGATAACATCACCTGCAAGGCATGTAAGTCCACCAAGGCGATATGTGTATGCTAGCTCATTGGCTTGACCTGACCCGATAATCATCGGACGGTAAGGCATTTCAAGTACGTCTGGCATATGACAAGTTGCCGATGTATCTAAAATGGCTAAGTCCATGCCGTTTTTCTGAATATCAAGAACCGTTGCAACTAAGTAGCCTGTATTCAGTGCTACTGCTTCACCAGGCTCTAAATACACAAGGAGATTGTACTTATCTTGAATATAATTAATGATATTCACTAGTTTTTCTACATCATAATCTTCACGCGTGATATGGTGACCACCGCCAAAGTTTAGCCATTTCATTTGGTGTAAAACATCACCAAATTTTTCTTCGACTTTTTCAATTATACGCTCTAATGTATCAGAGTTTTGCTCACACATTGCGTGGAAGTGTAAGCCATCAATACCGTCAAGCTGAGATTTGTCGAAGTTAGCTAATGTTGTACCAAGACGAGAGTTCGTATAGCAAGGATCATATAGTGCTGTTTCAATTTCAGAGTACTCAGGATTAACACGAATACCACATTCAATTGTTTTGCCAGCAGCTTTTACTTTATCCTTGTACTGTGCCCATTGGTTGAAAGAGTTAAAGACGATGTGATCAACATAGCCAAGAAGCTCGTCCATTTCATGCTCTACATAAGCAGGAGCATAAACATGAACTTCTTTGCCCATTTTTTCATAGCCAAGACGGGCTTCAAAAAGTGAGCTTGATGTAATCCCAGCTAAGTATTCACCAACTAAAGGGAATGTTGAATGCATAGAAAACCCTTTTAGAGCAAGTAAAATACGGCAGCCCGTACGATCTTGTATCGACTTTAAAAGCTCAAGATTTTTTGTTAATAGTCGTTCATCCACTACATAAGAAGGTGATGGAACTTTTGTGAAATCAATTGGTTTCATCGGCTACTTTCCTTCGCTTCGATCTCTAAGTCAAGTAA
This genomic interval from Lysinibacillus sphaericus contains the following:
- a CDS encoding chemotaxis protein CheW; the encoded protein is MESVKAVVFACGTEEYAVPVEQAISIEKLEQITPIPHLPNYLLGFTRNRGELIPVLDFERILYNRSSNAATARIIVLNTDVVNYGLLVTEAREILDLDESILKQMGLVNYSKTRYFTAVANLENRMITYVDPKILVNSLDGIREIINYLHKMLENEKENVEA
- the nspC gene encoding carboxynorspermidine decarboxylase gives rise to the protein MKPIDFTKVPSPSYVVDERLLTKNLELLKSIQDRTGCRILLALKGFSMHSTFPLVGEYLAGITSSSLFEARLGYEKMGKEVHVYAPAYVEHEMDELLGYVDHIVFNSFNQWAQYKDKVKAAGKTIECGIRVNPEYSEIETALYDPCYTNSRLGTTLANFDKSQLDGIDGLHFHAMCEQNSDTLERIIEKVEEKFGDVLHQMKWLNFGGGHHITREDYDVEKLVNIINYIQDKYNLLVYLEPGEAVALNTGYLVATVLDIQKNGMDLAILDTSATCHMPDVLEMPYRPMIIGSGQANELAYTYRLGGLTCLAGDVIGDYSFEEPLKPGDRLVFTDMAHYSMVKNHMFNGVNLPSIVSYNDEEGIKVIREFKFEDYSGRLS